One part of the Vicia villosa cultivar HV-30 ecotype Madison, WI linkage group LG6, Vvil1.0, whole genome shotgun sequence genome encodes these proteins:
- the LOC131611939 gene encoding uncharacterized protein LOC131611939, translating to MTTWTDANPGRRFYGCGMYKIQGHKMCNHFVWYDEETTPRAKELISSLNEQLIIEKNKANEFKQKENDLTVKMKFVKLQLKFTIGMSIVLLMGLVATIGMHIRF from the exons ATGACAACATGGACTGATGCTAATCCAGGACGTCGTTTCTATGGGTGTGGAATGTATAAG ATTCAGGGACACAAAATGTGCAACCATTTTGTTTGGTACGATGAAGAGACGACTCCAAGAGCAAAAGAGTTAATTTCTTCATTGAATGAGCAGTTAATTATAGAGAAGAATAAAGCCAATGAATTCAAACAGAAGGAGAATGACTTGACTGTGAAGATGAAATTTGTGAAATTGCAGTTGAAGTTTACAATTGGGATGAGCATTGTGTTATTAATGGGACTGGTTGCAACAATTGGGATGCACATTAGGTTTTGA
- the LOC131614206 gene encoding uncharacterized protein LOC131614206, producing MVDEAELVNDYEEEVQFIDEFAPNSDDEEIEVEINEDEVQLRGELQVVVDDVTGYVGSEDEFDSFSDTEYEHSDDIVDFDWTTVLPSEILFDKVNNSDADDDSDVLLTPPASEDDEEHQKFPAYKSGEVFKFQLGMMFNNKDMVRDALKEYAMKMNKNVALKKNDGKRMVVKCMDGCKFYMRITKRVGNQFWQVVSLIDEHTCYRTAHNRQAKTTWLAKKFAHILRHSPDMKPVGLIAEAVDRWGVKLSHDKAYRAKRRAMELIQGAGMDQFTHLRRYAQELLKSNPNSNVVVQCVDSNEGPVFERIYVCLDACKSGFAKYCRPLIGLDACFLKGDYGG from the coding sequence ATGGTAGACGAGGCTGAATTAGTAAATGATTATGAAGAGGAAGTACAATTTATTGATGAGTTTGCTCCAAATTCTGATGATGAGGAAAtagaagttgaaatcaatgagGATGAAGTGCAACTTAGGGGTGAATTGCAAGTAGTTGTCGATGATGTTACTGGTTATGTTGGAAGTGAAGATGAATTTGATAGTTTCAGTGACACTGAGTATGAGCATAGTGATGATATTGTTGACTTTGATTGGACCACAGTTCTGCCTTCCGAGATCTTATTTGATAAGGTGAACAATTCTGACGCTGATGATGACTCTGATGTGTTGCTTACACCTCCTGCTAGTGAAGATGATGAGGAACATCAAAAGTTTCCTGCCTATAAAAGTGGAGAGGTATTCAAGTTTCAACTAGGTATGATGTTTAACAACAAAGATATGGTCAGGGATGCTTTGAAGGAGTATGCAATGAAGATGAATAAAAATGTTGCTCTGAAGAAAAATGATGGAAAGAGAATGGTAGTAAAATGTATGGAtggctgcaagttctacatgAGAATTACCAAAAGGGTAGGGAACCAATTTTGGCAAGTTGTAAGTCTGATTGATGAACATACATGCTATCGAACTGCACATAATAGGCAGGCAAAGACAACATGGCTCGCCAAGAAATTTGCACATATTCTAAGGCATAGCCCTGACATGAAACCTGTGGGATTGATTGCTGAAGCTGTTGATAGATGGGGAGTAAAATTGTCCCACGATAAGGCATATAGAGCCAAAAGAAGGGCTATGGAGTTAATCCAAGGTGCTGGTATGGACCAATTCACCCATTTAAGGCGTTATGCGCAAGAGTTGCTAAAGTCAAACCCTAATAGTAATGTTGTGGTGCAATGTGTTGATTCTAATGAAGGTCCCGTGTTTGAGAGGATTTATGTATGCTTAGATGCTTGCAAGTCTGGATTTGCAAAATATTGCAGGCCACTTATAGGTTTAGATGCTTGTTTTTTGAAAGGAGACTATGGTGGATAA